In one Denitratisoma sp. genomic region, the following are encoded:
- the rpmG gene encoding 50S ribosomal protein L33 has protein sequence MPREKIKLESTAGTGHFYTTTKNKRTMPEKLEIKKFDPKARKHVTYKETKLK, from the coding sequence ATGCCCCGCGAGAAGATCAAGCTGGAAAGCACGGCCGGCACCGGCCACTTCTACACGACGACCAAGAACAAGCGCACCATGCCCGAAAAGCTGGAGATCAAGAAGTTCGATCCCAAGGCGCGCAAGCACGTCACGTACAAGGAAACCAAGCTGAAGTAG